A single genomic interval of Plantibacter sp. Leaf314 harbors:
- a CDS encoding ATP-dependent Clp protease ATP-binding subunit, whose translation MPAGQTPQQEDQRSALEQYGVNLTEIAASGKLDPVIGRDAEIRRVSQVLTRRTKNNPVLIGEPGVGKTAVVEGLAQRIVAGDVADSLKGKQLVSLDLSALVAGAMYRGQFEERLKAVLKEIDESDGQIITFIDELHVLMGAGGGEGSVAAANMLKPMLARGELRLIGATTLDEYREFVEKDAAMERRFQQVFVGEPSVEDTIAILRGLKERYEAHHKVAIADNALVAAASLSNRYITSRQLPDKAIDLIDEAASRLRMEIDSAPVEIDELRRSVDRLKLEELALKREKDDASKERLARLREDLATRQQALGELQARWEKERASLNRVGDLKKQLDAARSKAERAQREGKLEQASKLLYADIPQLERELAMAESAEQDADGEPRMVNDQVTAEDIAAVIAAWTGIPVGRLLQGETEKLLHLEQELSRRLIGQHRAVAAVSDAVRRTRAGISDPDRPTGSFMFLGPTGVGKTELAKALAEFLFDDEKAMVRIDMSEYGEKHSVSRLVGAPPGYVGYEQGGQLTEAVRRRPYSVVLLDEVEKAHPEVFDILLQVLDDGRLTDGQGRTVDFRNVILVLTSNLGSQYLMDASLSLEQKEEAVQQLVRQAFKPEFVNRLDDIVVFQPLSEEELGQIVELYIDRLQRRLGERRLHLAVTPDARAWLAERGYDPMYGARPLRRLMQREIDDRLARSILDGSIRDGDTVHVGLALDGDGLTVERAEVPA comes from the coding sequence ATGCCAGCAGGCCAGACGCCTCAGCAGGAGGATCAGCGCAGCGCGCTCGAGCAGTACGGCGTCAACCTGACCGAGATCGCCGCGTCGGGCAAACTCGACCCGGTCATCGGCCGCGACGCCGAGATCCGTCGCGTGAGCCAGGTGCTCACCAGGCGCACCAAGAACAACCCCGTCCTCATCGGCGAACCCGGGGTCGGCAAGACCGCCGTCGTGGAGGGCCTCGCCCAGCGGATCGTCGCGGGCGACGTCGCCGACAGCCTCAAGGGCAAGCAGCTCGTGTCGCTCGACCTCTCCGCCCTCGTGGCAGGCGCCATGTACCGCGGGCAGTTCGAGGAGCGACTGAAGGCCGTCCTCAAGGAGATCGACGAGTCCGACGGCCAGATCATCACCTTCATCGACGAGCTGCACGTCCTCATGGGTGCCGGCGGCGGTGAAGGCTCCGTCGCCGCGGCGAACATGCTGAAGCCCATGCTCGCCCGCGGCGAACTGCGCCTCATCGGCGCGACCACCCTCGACGAGTACCGCGAGTTCGTCGAGAAGGACGCCGCCATGGAACGGCGGTTCCAGCAGGTCTTCGTCGGCGAGCCGAGCGTCGAGGACACCATCGCCATCCTCCGCGGGTTGAAGGAACGCTACGAGGCCCACCACAAGGTGGCCATCGCCGACAACGCGCTCGTCGCCGCCGCGTCCCTCTCCAACCGGTACATCACCTCCCGTCAGCTCCCGGACAAGGCCATCGACCTCATCGACGAAGCGGCCAGCCGGCTCCGCATGGAGATCGACTCCGCCCCGGTCGAGATCGACGAACTCCGACGCAGCGTCGACCGCCTGAAGCTCGAGGAGCTCGCGCTCAAACGGGAGAAGGACGACGCCTCGAAGGAACGCCTCGCCCGCCTGCGGGAGGACCTCGCCACACGACAGCAGGCACTCGGTGAGCTGCAGGCGCGGTGGGAGAAGGAACGCGCGAGCCTCAACCGGGTCGGCGACCTCAAGAAGCAGCTCGACGCCGCCCGCAGCAAGGCCGAACGCGCACAGCGCGAGGGCAAGCTCGAGCAGGCCTCCAAACTCCTCTACGCCGACATCCCGCAGCTCGAACGCGAATTGGCGATGGCGGAGTCCGCCGAGCAGGACGCCGACGGCGAGCCGAGGATGGTCAACGACCAGGTGACCGCCGAAGACATCGCGGCCGTGATCGCCGCCTGGACCGGCATCCCCGTCGGCCGGCTCCTGCAGGGCGAGACCGAGAAACTGCTGCACCTCGAGCAGGAGCTCTCCCGCCGACTCATCGGTCAGCACCGCGCGGTCGCCGCCGTGTCCGACGCGGTCCGCCGCACCAGGGCCGGCATCTCCGACCCCGACCGCCCGACCGGTTCCTTCATGTTCCTCGGCCCAACCGGCGTCGGCAAGACGGAGCTCGCGAAGGCGCTCGCCGAGTTCCTCTTCGACGACGAGAAGGCCATGGTTCGGATCGACATGTCCGAGTACGGCGAGAAGCACTCGGTCTCCCGACTCGTCGGAGCCCCTCCCGGGTACGTCGGCTACGAGCAGGGCGGTCAGCTGACCGAGGCCGTGCGTCGGCGCCCGTACTCGGTGGTGCTGCTCGACGAGGTGGAGAAGGCGCACCCGGAGGTGTTCGACATCCTGCTCCAGGTGCTCGACGACGGGCGACTGACCGACGGTCAGGGCCGCACGGTCGACTTCCGGAACGTGATCCTCGTGCTGACGTCGAACCTCGGCTCGCAGTACCTGATGGACGCCTCGCTCTCCCTCGAGCAGAAGGAGGAGGCCGTCCAGCAGCTGGTGCGCCAGGCGTTCAAGCCGGAGTTCGTGAACCGGCTCGACGACATCGTCGTGTTCCAGCCGCTCAGCGAGGAGGAGCTCGGCCAGATCGTCGAGCTCTACATCGACCGCCTGCAGCGCCGCCTCGGCGAACGTCGACTGCATCTGGCCGTGACCCCCGATGCCCGGGCCTGGCTCGCGGAGCGCGGGTACGACCCGATGTACGGCGCCCGTCCGCTGCGTCG
- a CDS encoding siderophore-interacting protein, giving the protein MPRLSEQTPDSIFILLAAVVRRIEQVSPSYRRFTFTGPEVQHIADNRHDQRIKLLFPLPDTGFDELPMHDDWYQAWRMLPNDKRHPMRTYTIREVRPELAEFDVDIAIHGRVGPASSWAMDAEVGDELIVNVPNARSAVAAGGIDWHAPATVDQVLLAGDETALPAIAGILESLPDTTRGIAVVELPHADDVAALSTKPDGVELIVLPRGTQPVGTLLIPEVERIAGRLAPSVDTATIATQPALEDVDVDTQLLWEAPVNATGGPVLESAPLYAWLAGEASAIKTLRRHLVSGCGVDRKSVAFMGYWRHGRAEDNR; this is encoded by the coding sequence ATGCCTCGCCTCAGTGAACAGACCCCCGACTCGATCTTCATCCTCCTCGCAGCCGTCGTCCGGCGGATCGAGCAGGTGAGCCCGAGCTATCGGCGGTTCACGTTCACCGGTCCCGAGGTCCAGCACATCGCGGACAACCGCCACGATCAGCGCATCAAACTGCTCTTCCCGCTGCCCGACACCGGGTTCGACGAGCTACCCATGCACGACGACTGGTACCAGGCCTGGCGGATGCTGCCCAACGACAAGCGTCACCCGATGCGGACCTACACGATCCGCGAGGTCCGGCCGGAGCTCGCTGAGTTCGACGTCGACATCGCCATCCACGGCCGCGTCGGACCGGCCTCCTCCTGGGCGATGGACGCCGAGGTGGGCGACGAGCTCATCGTCAACGTCCCGAACGCGCGGTCCGCCGTGGCGGCGGGCGGCATCGACTGGCACGCCCCCGCGACGGTCGATCAGGTCCTCCTCGCCGGTGACGAGACGGCACTCCCGGCGATCGCCGGCATCCTCGAGAGCCTGCCGGACACCACCCGCGGGATCGCCGTCGTCGAACTCCCCCACGCCGACGACGTCGCCGCCCTCTCCACGAAGCCCGACGGCGTCGAGCTCATCGTGCTCCCCCGCGGGACCCAGCCCGTCGGCACCCTCCTCATCCCCGAGGTCGAGCGGATCGCCGGGCGTCTCGCACCGTCGGTCGACACCGCGACGATCGCCACGCAGCCCGCCCTCGAGGACGTCGACGTCGACACCCAGCTGCTCTGGGAGGCGCCCGTCAACGCGACCGGAGGGCCGGTCCTCGAGAGCGCGCCGCTCTACGCCTGGCTGGCGGGGGAAGCCTCCGCCATCAAGACGCTGCGCAGGCACCTCGTCTCCGGATGCGGCGTCGACCGCAAGTCGGTCGCGTTCATGGGCTACTGGCGCCACGGCAGGGCCGAAGACAACCGATGA
- a CDS encoding iron chelate uptake ABC transporter family permease subunit, translating into MSADLDSLRLPTAAARAREASTGIARTTTARWLLLVAAILLLAGIAAASLFIGSGTISVSEVWRALTQGGGDTNAILVTGFRVPRMLLAIGVGAALGLAGAMMQAVTRNPLADPGILGVNAGAYLAVVLAVAIAGTADLGSYVWWSFAGAGVASVVVYVIGSRGRAGATPVRLVLAGVALSATLQGVTFAITIRNPDIFDKIRFWQAGSLQNRQLDVFLGVLPFLVVGALLALVVSRSLNAVALGDDLATSLGTKVLRTRVLSVVAITLLCGSATAAAGPIAFLGLMSPYLARAVVGPDQRWTLPFTMVFAPIIFLLSDLLGRVAVQGEMPVGIVTAFIGAPVLIVLIRRSKAQGL; encoded by the coding sequence GTGAGCGCCGACCTCGACAGCCTGCGGCTCCCGACCGCGGCGGCCCGCGCCCGCGAGGCCTCGACGGGGATCGCCCGGACGACGACCGCGCGCTGGCTCCTGCTCGTCGCGGCGATCCTCCTCCTCGCGGGCATCGCCGCCGCGAGCCTCTTCATCGGTTCGGGAACCATCAGCGTGTCGGAGGTGTGGCGGGCGCTCACCCAGGGCGGCGGCGACACGAACGCGATCCTCGTGACCGGGTTCCGCGTGCCGCGCATGCTCCTCGCGATCGGCGTCGGTGCGGCGCTCGGTCTCGCCGGGGCGATGATGCAGGCGGTCACCCGCAACCCGCTCGCCGACCCCGGCATCCTCGGCGTCAACGCGGGGGCGTACCTGGCGGTCGTCCTGGCCGTCGCCATCGCCGGGACGGCGGACCTCGGCTCCTACGTCTGGTGGTCGTTCGCCGGTGCGGGTGTCGCGTCCGTCGTGGTCTACGTGATCGGCTCGCGTGGGCGGGCGGGCGCCACCCCGGTGCGCCTCGTCCTGGCCGGAGTCGCCCTCTCCGCAACGCTGCAGGGCGTCACCTTCGCCATCACCATCCGGAACCCCGACATCTTCGACAAGATCCGCTTCTGGCAGGCCGGCTCCCTGCAGAACCGTCAGCTGGACGTGTTCCTGGGGGTGCTGCCGTTCCTCGTCGTCGGCGCTCTGCTCGCGCTCGTCGTCTCCCGGTCGCTCAACGCCGTCGCCCTCGGGGACGACCTCGCGACCTCGCTCGGCACGAAGGTCCTCCGGACGCGTGTGCTGTCGGTCGTCGCGATCACCCTGTTGTGCGGTTCGGCCACCGCGGCGGCCGGGCCGATCGCGTTCCTCGGGCTCATGTCGCCCTACCTCGCCCGGGCCGTCGTCGGCCCGGACCAGCGCTGGACGCTGCCGTTCACGATGGTGTTCGCCCCGATCATCTTCCTGCTGTCCGACCTCCTCGGGCGGGTGGCCGTGCAGGGTGAGATGCCCGTCGGGATCGTGACCGCGTTCATCGGGGCGCCCGTGCTCATCGTGCTGATCCGCCGGTCGAAGGCGCAGGGGCTGTGA
- a CDS encoding iron chelate uptake ABC transporter family permease subunit — MTAFAEPGRRTVRLGPISWVVHRRELVVVAILSVIVLAVGAFALTQGEYRIPLDKLLAAFAGDGSESVLRIVLEWRLPRVVIAVVGGIALGLSGAIFQSITRNPLGSPDIIGFNSGAFTGALIVTLVVGGGYAATVTGALVGGLATALVVYVLAWSRGVQGFRLIVIGIAISAVLNAFNDYLQLRADLNAAIAAASWGMGSLADLGWSDVVPVTIAVAVLVPMLGLLSRRLGMLELGDDIAKALGIPVERTRLLLLVVGVALTATVTAVAGPIVFVALAAPQLARRLTKSAGITLVPSAAMGAALLLVSDVVAQRIIAPAALPVGAVTVTLGGIYLIALLITQAGKR; from the coding sequence GTGACGGCGTTCGCCGAGCCGGGGCGCCGCACCGTGCGCCTCGGTCCGATCAGCTGGGTGGTGCATCGGCGCGAGCTCGTCGTCGTCGCGATCCTGTCCGTGATCGTCCTGGCCGTCGGGGCGTTCGCGCTCACCCAGGGCGAGTACCGCATCCCGCTCGACAAGCTCCTCGCGGCGTTCGCGGGTGACGGTTCGGAGAGCGTGCTGCGGATCGTGCTGGAGTGGCGGCTGCCCCGGGTGGTGATCGCGGTGGTCGGCGGGATCGCCCTCGGGCTGTCCGGGGCGATCTTCCAGTCGATCACCCGCAACCCGCTCGGCAGCCCGGACATCATCGGCTTCAACTCCGGCGCCTTCACGGGTGCGCTCATCGTCACCCTCGTCGTCGGCGGTGGCTATGCCGCGACGGTCACGGGCGCACTGGTCGGCGGGCTCGCGACCGCCCTCGTCGTGTACGTCCTCGCCTGGTCGCGGGGCGTCCAGGGGTTCCGGCTCATCGTGATCGGCATCGCGATCAGCGCCGTCCTCAACGCCTTCAACGACTACCTGCAGCTGCGCGCGGACCTCAACGCGGCGATCGCGGCGGCGAGCTGGGGCATGGGTTCCTTGGCCGACCTCGGCTGGAGCGACGTCGTCCCGGTGACGATCGCGGTCGCCGTCCTGGTGCCGATGCTCGGACTCCTGTCGCGTCGGCTCGGCATGCTCGAACTCGGCGACGACATCGCGAAGGCGCTCGGCATCCCGGTCGAGCGCACGCGACTGCTGCTGCTCGTCGTCGGGGTCGCCCTGACCGCGACCGTGACCGCGGTCGCCGGTCCGATCGTCTTCGTCGCCCTCGCCGCACCCCAACTCGCGCGTCGGTTGACGAAGTCGGCCGGCATCACCCTCGTCCCCTCGGCCGCCATGGGCGCGGCGTTGCTCCTCGTGAGCGACGTCGTGGCCCAGCGGATCATCGCCCCGGCCGCGCTGCCGGTCGGTGCGGTGACCGTGACCCTCGGTGGCATCTACCTCATCGCCCTGCTCATCACGCAGGCGGGAAAGCGCTGA
- a CDS encoding ABC transporter ATP-binding protein translates to MKTESPTPRLAGSGLRVGYDQRTIIQELDLSIPDDSFTVIVGPNACGKSTLLRALARLLKPTQGHVLLDGQEITRYPSKEVAKRIGLLPQTSIAPDGISVIDLVSRGRYPHQSILKRWSAADEAAVIAAMEATNVTELSGRLVDELSGGQRQRVWVAMALAQDTPLLLLDEPTTFLDITHQVELLDLFTRLNQEGGRTLVAVLHDLNQAARYATHLIAMRDGRVVAQGAPADIVTADLVEEVFGLRCRIIDDPESHTPLVIPLMGAH, encoded by the coding sequence ATGAAGACCGAATCCCCCACCCCGAGACTCGCCGGCTCCGGCCTCCGCGTCGGCTACGACCAGCGGACGATCATCCAAGAGCTCGACCTCTCGATCCCCGACGACTCGTTCACCGTCATCGTCGGCCCGAACGCCTGCGGCAAGTCGACGCTCCTCCGTGCCCTGGCCCGATTGCTCAAGCCGACGCAGGGGCACGTGCTGCTCGACGGTCAGGAGATCACGCGGTACCCGTCGAAGGAGGTCGCGAAGCGCATCGGCCTGCTGCCGCAGACGTCGATCGCCCCTGACGGCATCTCGGTGATCGACCTCGTGTCGCGCGGGCGGTACCCGCATCAGTCGATCCTCAAGCGCTGGTCGGCGGCTGACGAGGCGGCGGTGATCGCGGCGATGGAGGCGACGAACGTCACCGAGCTGTCCGGTCGGCTCGTCGACGAGCTGTCGGGTGGCCAGCGTCAACGGGTGTGGGTCGCGATGGCGCTCGCTCAGGACACCCCGTTGCTGCTGCTCGACGAGCCGACGACGTTCCTCGACATCACCCATCAGGTGGAGCTCCTCGACCTGTTCACCCGCCTCAACCAGGAGGGTGGCCGCACGCTCGTCGCGGTGCTGCACGATCTGAACCAGGCGGCCAGGTACGCGACGCACCTGATCGCGATGCGCGACGGTCGTGTGGTCGCCCAGGGGGCGCCGGCCGACATCGTGACCGCCGACCTCGTGGAGGAGGTCTTCGGGCTCCGCTGCCGCATCATCGACGACCCCGAGTCGCACACGCCGCTGGTCATCCCCCTCATGGGCGCGCACTGA
- a CDS encoding iron-siderophore ABC transporter substrate-binding protein, with translation MPRTLTAVAALAVAGLALAGCTAGSSTDDASTGTLGTVDTMFGQVTVPEPAGDLTVVALGWSDAEMALSLGVVPVGVYDWQSLGADNKGVGPWATELFGDVTPEIIEDSGDTVNYEQIQALEPDLILNTRSAGDEKQYERLSKIAPTVFAPKGTAAFATPWDVQLEQVAAALGKTQEGDALVSATKQSINEAADLHQEFAGLTAVAATKFGDAYGAYLEGDGRFDILADLGFRQNPAVLDLETAGFYAAVSAEHVSAFDADIAVMLPIGFTAAETTADPLLASLPVVQDGRAIVLDPTDELTQAYSAASVLSIPVVLEQLVPKLAEAAAKVAK, from the coding sequence ATGCCCCGCACCCTCACCGCCGTCGCCGCGCTCGCGGTCGCCGGCCTCGCCCTCGCCGGCTGCACCGCCGGGTCCTCCACCGACGACGCGTCCACGGGCACGCTCGGCACCGTCGACACGATGTTCGGCCAGGTGACGGTCCCCGAACCCGCCGGCGACCTCACCGTCGTCGCACTCGGCTGGTCGGACGCGGAGATGGCGCTCTCCCTCGGCGTCGTGCCCGTCGGCGTCTACGACTGGCAGTCCCTCGGAGCCGACAACAAGGGCGTCGGCCCATGGGCGACGGAGCTCTTCGGCGACGTCACCCCGGAGATCATCGAGGACAGCGGCGACACCGTCAACTACGAACAGATCCAGGCCCTCGAGCCCGACCTCATCCTCAACACGCGTTCCGCGGGCGACGAGAAGCAGTACGAGCGACTCTCCAAGATCGCCCCGACGGTCTTCGCACCGAAGGGCACCGCCGCGTTCGCGACCCCGTGGGACGTCCAGCTCGAGCAGGTCGCCGCTGCGCTCGGCAAGACCCAGGAGGGCGACGCGCTCGTGTCCGCCACGAAGCAGTCCATCAACGAAGCCGCAGACCTCCACCAGGAGTTCGCCGGCCTCACCGCGGTCGCCGCGACGAAGTTCGGCGACGCCTACGGTGCCTACCTCGAGGGCGACGGGCGCTTCGACATCCTCGCCGACCTCGGCTTCCGACAGAACCCCGCCGTCCTCGACCTCGAGACGGCCGGCTTCTACGCAGCCGTGTCGGCGGAGCATGTCTCCGCCTTCGACGCCGACATCGCCGTCATGCTCCCGATCGGCTTCACCGCCGCCGAGACGACCGCTGACCCCCTCCTCGCGAGCCTCCCCGTCGTGCAGGACGGCCGCGCCATCGTCCTCGACCCGACCGACGAGCTCACGCAGGCCTACAGCGCCGCATCGGTGCTGAGCATCCCCGTCGTCCTCGAGCAGCTCGTCCCGAAGCTCGCCGAGGCCGCCGCCAAGGTCGCGAAGTAG
- a CDS encoding ABC transporter ATP-binding protein — protein MSEHVGGPAAETQPLIEADEVSAVIDGETLLAPTDIRVERGMALAVRGRNGSGKTTLLRILSGRMRPSSGTATIGGRTIDDRDRTVRRSVSALVGTPAYAPDLTLREHLRYISTTWGVTGGAADDAADELLAELRIDALARRFTTELSSGQSQMFALATALVRPFDVLILDEPEQRLDAERRALVADRIVLAKERGAAVVFASHDPGLIERIADEAITVEAP, from the coding sequence GCTGATCGAGGCCGACGAGGTCAGCGCCGTGATCGACGGCGAGACCCTGCTGGCGCCGACGGACATCCGGGTCGAGCGGGGGATGGCGCTCGCCGTCCGAGGACGCAACGGCTCCGGCAAGACGACCCTGCTCCGGATCCTCAGCGGCCGGATGCGCCCGTCGAGCGGCACCGCGACGATCGGCGGCCGGACGATCGACGATCGCGACCGCACGGTCCGACGATCGGTGTCCGCGCTCGTGGGCACGCCCGCCTACGCTCCCGACCTGACGCTCCGCGAACACCTGCGCTACATCTCCACCACCTGGGGTGTCACCGGGGGCGCGGCCGACGATGCCGCCGACGAGCTGCTCGCCGAGCTGCGCATCGACGCGCTCGCGCGACGGTTCACGACCGAACTGTCCTCGGGCCAGTCGCAGATGTTCGCCCTCGCGACGGCACTCGTGCGGCCCTTCGACGTACTCATCCTCGACGAACCCGAGCAACGCCTCGACGCCGAGCGGCGGGCACTGGTCGCCGATCGCATCGTCCTCGCGAAGGAACGCGGAGCGGCGGTCGTCTTCGCAAGCCACGACCCCGGACTCATCGAGCGGATCGCCGACGAGGCGATCACGGTCGAAGCCCCGTGA